One Oryza glaberrima chromosome 10, OglaRS2, whole genome shotgun sequence DNA segment encodes these proteins:
- the LOC127785773 gene encoding cytochrome P450 78A11: MAMATATATASSCADATWWAYALPALLGADTLCAHPALLAGAVLLAFATAAVLAWAASPGGPAWAHGRGCLGATPIEGPRGLPVFGSIFALSRGLPHRALDAMSRDAAAPRARELMAFSVGETPAVVSSCPATAREVLAHPSFADRPLKRSARELLFARAIGFAPSGEYWRLLRRIASTHLFSPRRVAAHEPGRQADATAMLSAMAAEQSATGAVVLRPHLQAAALNNIMGSVFGRRYDVSSSSGAAADEAEQLKSMVREGFELLGAFNWSDHLPWLAHLYDPNHVARRCAALVPRVQAFVRGVIRDHRLRRDSSSTAADNADFVDVLLSLEAHENLAEDDMVAVLWEMIFRGTDTTALVTEWCMAEVVRNTAVQARLRAEVDAAVGGDGCPSDGDVARMPYLQAVVKETLRAHPPGPLLSWARLATADVGLANGMVVPAGTTAMVNMWAITHDGEVWADPEAFAPERFIPSEGGADVDVRGGDLRLAPFGAGRRVCPGKNLGLATVTLWVARLVHAFDWSLPDGSPPVSLDEVLKLSLEMKTPLAAAATPRRRCAA, translated from the exons ATGGCaatggccaccgccaccgccaccgcctcctcctgcgCCGACGCCACGTGGTGGGCGTACGCCCTCCCGGCGCTCCTCGGCGCCGACACCCTCTGCGCCCACCcggcgctgctcgccggcgccgtcctcctggccttcgccaccgccgcggtgCTCGCCTGGGCCGCGTCCCCCGGCGGGCCGGCGTGGGCGCACGGCCGCGGCTGCCTCGGCGCGACGCCCATCGAGGGGCCCCGGGGGCTCCCCGTGTTCGGCAGCATCTTCGCGCTCTCCCGGGGCCTCCCGCACCGCGCGCTCGACGCGATGtcgcgcgacgcggcggcgccacgggcGAGGGAGCTCATGGCGTTCTCCGTCGGGGAGACGCCGGCGGTGGTGTCGTCgtgcccggcgacggcgagggaggtGCTCGCGCACCCGTCGTTCGCCGACCGCCCGCTGAAGCGCTCGGCGCGGGAGCTGCTGTTCGCGCGCGCCATCGGGTTCGCCCCCAGCGGCGAGTActggcgcctcctccgccgcatcgcctccacccacctcttctcccctcgccgcgtcgccgcgcaCGAGCCGGGGCGCCAGGCCGACGCCACGGCGATGCtgtccgccatggccgccgagcagtccgccaccggcgccgtcgtGCTCCGCCCCCACCTCCAGGCCGCCGCGCTCAACAACATCATGGGCAGCGTGTTCGGCCGGCGCTACgacgtctcctcctcctccggcgccgccgccgacgaggccgagcaGCTCAAGAGCATGGTGCGCGAGGGGTTCGAGCTCCTCGGCGCGTTCAACTGGTCCGACCACCTCCCATGGCTCGCCCACCTCTACGACCCCAACCACGTcgcccgccgctgcgccgcgcTCGTCCCCCGCGTCCAGGCGTTCGTCCGCGGCGTCATCCGcgaccaccgcctccgccgcgactcctcctccaccgccgccgacaaTGCTGACTTCGTCGacgtcctcctctccctcgaGGCCCACGAGAACCTCGCCGAGGACGACATGGTCGCCGTCCtctgg GAGATGATATTTCGTGGGACGGACACGACGGCGTTGGTGACGGAGTGGTGCATGGCGGAGGTGGTGAGGAACACGGCGGTGCAGGCGAGGCTGAGGGCGGAggtggacgcggcggtgggcggcgacgggtgtcccagcgacggcgacgtggcGCGGATGCCGTACCTGCAGGCGGTGGTGAAGGAGACGCTGAGGGCGCACCCGCCGGGGCCGCTGCTGAGCTGGGCGCGGCTGGCCACCGCCGACGTGGGGCTCGCCAACGGCATGGTGGTGCCGGCGGGCACGACGGCGATGGTGAACATGTGGGCCATCACCCACGACGGCGAGGTGTGGGCCGACCCGGAGGCGTTCGCGCCGGAGCGGTTCATCCCGTcggagggcggcgccgacgtcgacgtccgcggcggcgacctccgcctGGCGCCGTTCGGCGCCGGGCGCCGCGTCTGCCCCGGCAAGAACCTCGGCCTCGCCACCGTCACCCTCTGGGTCGCCCGCCTCGTCCACGCCTTCGACTGGTCCCTCCCCGACGGCTCGCCGCCGGTGTCCCTCGACGAGGTCCTCAAGCTCTCCCTCGAGATGAAgacccctctcgccgccgccgccaccccccgccgccgctgcgccgcctgA